In Gossypium hirsutum isolate 1008001.06 chromosome D06, Gossypium_hirsutum_v2.1, whole genome shotgun sequence, one genomic interval encodes:
- the LOC107952004 gene encoding formin-like protein 6: MPAICCGFTPMFFGSKAVKLVQGKSSQISKVYNKQKTGKGSKQDNSPHLACNFILMMELRKKIITFRDIIDLPPCNTALSTDQMIIGTMQDLHKYYPESIPRIRRSKLKRLPIDKILVYFCKALQELADVSNMSGAGIDKCKLDITDNEGCNEVEKLVEITVTTLNGLIKIAREKADMVNEDGENKGLCPKAKTYSENSYGCPSPTSVLPELMDPPLKSYASPLLLSVNVQAVGKLSPIDLKRLKLHMLPDMGDDVPYLKQNKVMIKEQDEEVDETRDSKSQGEALEDPVSGSDNAAGGDTTTDGSNAAPPTPPSEVKPPELSGDVEAAEDKPVSPPPATPAEVLSPIKPPPPPPPPPPPQLPTPPPSQPNLVSSKPPIPPPPPPQPNAEASKPPSVAKEPELHSPGAPLPPPPPPPPEAPSKSNMVETVAPVSPPPPAPPVVAKGTPPVLPPPPPVPRSASLPPPPPPIHRTASLPPPPPPPMTPSNGSGPMPPPPPIPGSAANGAAPPPPPPGSMRLKKATTRLKRSSHMGNLYRNLKGKVEGVPKRGPGAANGGKKSGGGNSGGGKQQGMADALAEMTKRSTYFIQIEEDVQKYEKSIKELRTSISTFKTADMSELIKFNKHVESILEKLTDETQVLARFEGFPGKKLEALRTASALYSKLESMLNELENCKIEPPLGQLLERVERCFDRIKKEVDSLERTKDEEAKKLKGHNIEFDFQILVRIKEAMVDVSSNCMELALKERREAKLTANEKSKTKGEAPKKVCSKMLWRAFQFAFRVYTFAGGHDDRADKLTRELAHEIETDPEHQQ, translated from the exons ATGCCTGCAATATGCTGTGGTTTCACACCAATGTTCTTTGGCTCCAAAGCCGTAAAACTTGTCCAg GGAAAATCCTCTCAGATATCAAAGGTATACAACAAGCAAAAGACAGGGAAGGGCTCCAAGCAGGATAATTCACCTCATTTAGCATGCAACTTCATTCTGATGATGGAGcttaggaaaaaaattattacatttagAGACATCATTGATTTACCACCTTGTAATACCGCTTTATCCACAGATCAG ATGATAATAGGGACAATGCAAGATCTCCATAAATATTACCCTGAAAGTATACCCCGAATCCGTAGGTCAAAACTCAAAAGATTACCTATTGACAAG ATTCTTGTCTACTTCTGCAAGGCATTGCAAGAGCTTGCAGACGTATCAAATATGAGCGGTGCAGGGATAGACAAATGCAAGTTAGATATAACTGACAATGAAGGCTGCAACGAAGTTGAAAAACTTG TTGAAATTACTGTAACGACACTGAATGGTTTGATTAAGATAGCAAGAGAGAAAGCTGATATGGTTAATGAAGATGGAGAAAACAAGGGTTTATGTCCAAAGGCTAAAACTTATTCAGAAAACAGCTATGGCTGCCCTTCACCAACTTCAGTGCTTCCTGAGTTGATGGATCCCCCTCTAAAATCTTATGCATCACCTCTTTTGTTATCTGTCAACGTTCAAGCAGTGGGAAAACTGAGCCCCATTGATTTGAAGCGTCTCAAATTACACATGCTTCCTGATATGGGAGACGATGTTCCCTACTTGAAGCAAAACAAGGTTATGATTAAGGAACAAGATGAAGAAGTTGATGAAACCAGAGATTCCAAATCTCAAGGTGAGGCTTTAGAGGATCCAGTTTCCGGTTCAGACAATGCAGCCGGTGGTGATACGACAACAGATGGAAGCAATGCAGCACCACCAACGCCGCCATCAGAGGTGAAACCTCCCGAGTTGTCCGGAGACGTGGAAGCGGCTGAAGATAAACCCGTATCTCCGCCACCAGCAACACCAGCAGAAGTTTTATCCCCAATtaaaccaccaccaccaccaccacctccgcCACCGCCACAGCTGCCAACACCACCACCCTCGCAGCCTAATTTAGTATCAAGCAAACCACCAATACCACCTCCTCCACCACCCCAACCAAATGCAGAAGCTTCAAAACCACCTTCAGTAGCAAAAGAACCAGAGTTGCATTCACCAGGAGCACCTTTGCCaccacctccaccaccaccaccagaaGCGCCATCGAAGTCGAATATGGTGGAAACAGTAGCACCAGTTTCGCCACCACCACCTGCACCTCCTGTTGTGGCGAAAGGAACGCCACCAGTTTTACCACCACCACCTCCTGTGCCTAGAAGTGCATCATTACCACCCCCACCACCTCCTATTCATAGAACTGCCTCattaccaccaccaccaccaccacctatGACACCTTCAAATGGATCAGGACCAATGCCACCGCCACCACCGATACCCGGATCGGCGGCGAATGGAGCTGCTCCACCGCCTCCTCCACCTGGTTCCATGCGCCTCAAGAAAGCAACTACTAGATTGAAGAGATCAAGTCATATGGGTAATCTATATCGGAATCTCAAGGGCAAAGTAGAAGGAGTTCCAAAGCGAGGCCCCGGAGCAGCTAATGGTGGGAAAAAGAGTGGAGGTGGAAACAGCGGCGGTGGGAAACAACAAggaatggctgatgcattagcagAGATGACCAAGAG ATCAACTTACTTCATACAAATCGAAGAAGATGTTCAGAAATATGAAAAATCAATCAAAGAGCTCAGAACTTCCATCAGTACATTCAAAACCGCTGACATGTCTGAGTTAATTAAGTTCAACAAACACGTGGAATCCATTCTCGAGAAATTAACGGATGAAACACAG GTTCTCGCAAGGTTTGAAGGATTTCCCGGAAAAAAGTTAGAAGCTTTAAGGACAGCATCGGCACTTTACTCCAAGTTAGAATCGATGTTGAATGAACTAGAAAATTGCAAGATAGAGCCTCCTTTGGGTCAGCTTCTTGAGAGGGTTGAACGTTGCTTCGACAGG ATCAAAAAGGAAGTAGACTCCCTGGAGCGAACCAAGGATGAAGAAGCCAAGAAATTAAAAGGCCACAACATCGAATTTGACTTCCAAATTCTTGTACGGATCAAAGAAGCAATGGTTGATGTTTCCTCCAACTGCATGGAGTTGGCACTGAAG GAGAGAAGAGAAGCAAAGTTGACGGCAAATGAAAAGTCGAAGACCAAAGGTGAAGCGCCAAAGAAAGTATGCAGTAAAATGCTGTGGAGGGCATTCCAATTCGCTTTCCGGGTTTACACATTTGCAGGCGGACATGATGATCGCGCAGACAAGCTGACCCGAGAATTGGCTCATGAAATTGAGACTGACCCTGAACATCAGCAGTAG